A DNA window from Dehalococcoidia bacterium contains the following coding sequences:
- the hisI gene encoding phosphoribosyl-AMP cyclohydrolase, translated as MSEIQELKFDDRGLIPAIAQDATSGEVLMVAWMNAEALRRTLESGEAWFWSRSRQELWHKGATSGNVLRVLEVWTDCDQDVLLLKVDPAGPACHTGERSCFFQRIG; from the coding sequence ATGAGCGAGATACAGGAGCTTAAGTTCGACGACCGTGGCCTGATCCCCGCCATCGCGCAGGACGCCACCAGTGGCGAGGTGCTGATGGTGGCCTGGATGAACGCCGAAGCCCTGCGCCGCACCCTGGAGAGCGGCGAGGCCTGGTTCTGGAGCCGCAGCCGCCAAGAGCTATGGCACAAGGGCGCCACCTCCGGCAACGTGCTGCGGGTCCTGGAGGTTTGGACGGACTGCGACCAGGACGTGCTGTTGCTGAAGGTGGACCCTGCCGGGCCGGCATGCCACACCGGCGAACGGTCCTGCTTCTTCCAGAGGATCGGATAG
- the rpmE gene encoding 50S ribosomal protein L31 yields the protein MKAGIHPEYVEATVVCACGNTWKTRSTKPLLRVEVCSRCHPFFTGEQRIVDTAGRVERFRRRYGLTDEGEKKNP from the coding sequence ATGAAGGCCGGCATCCACCCCGAATACGTCGAGGCCACCGTCGTCTGCGCCTGCGGCAACACGTGGAAGACCCGTTCCACCAAGCCGCTGCTGCGAGTGGAGGTCTGCTCCCGGTGCCACCCCTTTTTCACCGGTGAGCAGCGCATCGTGGACACGGCGGGACGGGTGGAACGCTTCCGCCGCCGCTACGGCCTGACGGACGAGGGCGAAAAGAAGAACCCCTAG
- the rpmA gene encoding 50S ribosomal protein L27 produces MAHKKSSGSAKNGRDSNAKRLGVKRFDGQLVWPGCIIVRQRGTKVYPGKNVGLGRDYTIYSLIEGRVKFEPYDKYGRKKVSVYPLEEVGTPS; encoded by the coding sequence ATGGCCCACAAGAAGAGTTCCGGCTCGGCCAAGAATGGACGCGACAGCAATGCCAAGCGCCTGGGCGTCAAGCGCTTCGACGGCCAGCTGGTCTGGCCTGGCTGCATCATTGTCCGCCAGAGGGGCACCAAGGTATATCCCGGCAAAAACGTCGGTCTCGGACGCGACTACACCATATACTCCCTCATAGAAGGTCGCGTGAAGTTCGAGCCTTATGACAAGTACGGGCGCAAAAAGGTCAGTGTCTACCCCCTGGAGGAGGTAGGCACCCCGTCATGA
- a CDS encoding ABC transporter substrate-binding protein: MASEYWQRFWRRRLGRRAFLRAAVLGAGGAALAGAVACREEAPQATPAPQAEEGPPKRGGRSQGWSTVNFDQLDPHVSVAASTAYFPRVYNTLVSQSQQKPDFFYYDLAETLEQPDAVTYIFRIRPGIRVAPNNLGVPEREIDAQDAYANWERIKNEPRALASRFSKQFLASHAAQDARTYVLKTNEPYAWTIYNVGLHVSTIAPRELLTNPDRLRTSGVGGGPFSFGRFVEGQVLSLERNPNYYRKGQDGQPLPYVDGIDVRIIPDRAARLAAFQTRQVHYYTAANFREAQQLMDSNNYYLVKEPIFSFMAVTMNSERAPFNDPRVRRAVARSINHEQFINVVHLGDAKVNGIVHWALGDFALPEEELKSRYLVYNPQEARQLLASAGYPQGLRIKMMYPANTGASGGGDVSQYVPILIENLRSGGIEVEQEPLDFGTWLDRYRRRDYDSSLSLNQVYETAEVPLDWHTSWGPAGDGVSWNIFRDPEIDAAVRRVKQITQSAQQLVQAVRDVQRLIYSKDPSFIPLPSSSANTLWWNFVKNNPARLGLGVTALFLADWWLDL, from the coding sequence ATGGCCAGCGAATACTGGCAGCGCTTCTGGCGTAGGCGTCTGGGGCGGCGGGCCTTTCTGCGGGCCGCCGTCCTGGGGGCAGGGGGAGCGGCGCTGGCAGGCGCCGTCGCCTGTCGGGAGGAGGCGCCCCAGGCCACGCCTGCCCCCCAGGCCGAGGAGGGGCCGCCCAAGCGCGGAGGCCGCTCCCAGGGCTGGAGCACCGTCAACTTTGACCAGCTGGACCCCCACGTGTCGGTGGCGGCATCCACCGCCTACTTCCCCCGCGTCTACAACACGCTGGTCAGCCAGTCGCAGCAGAAGCCCGACTTCTTCTACTACGACCTGGCGGAGACGCTGGAGCAGCCCGATGCCGTGACCTACATTTTCCGCATCCGTCCCGGCATCCGGGTGGCGCCCAACAACTTGGGGGTGCCGGAGCGAGAGATAGACGCGCAGGACGCCTATGCCAACTGGGAGCGCATCAAGAACGAGCCGCGGGCGCTGGCCTCGCGCTTCTCCAAGCAGTTCCTGGCCTCCCACGCTGCCCAGGACGCCCGCACCTACGTGCTGAAGACCAACGAGCCGTATGCGTGGACCATCTACAATGTCGGCCTGCACGTGTCCACCATCGCCCCCAGGGAGCTGCTGACGAATCCTGACCGGCTGCGGACGTCGGGGGTCGGCGGTGGCCCCTTCTCCTTCGGGAGGTTCGTCGAAGGACAAGTCCTTTCCCTGGAGCGGAATCCCAACTACTACCGCAAGGGGCAGGACGGGCAGCCGCTGCCCTATGTGGACGGCATCGACGTGCGCATCATCCCCGACCGGGCAGCCAGGCTGGCCGCCTTCCAGACGAGGCAGGTGCACTACTACACGGCGGCGAACTTCCGCGAGGCGCAGCAGCTCATGGACTCCAACAACTACTACCTGGTGAAGGAGCCCATCTTCAGTTTCATGGCCGTGACCATGAACTCCGAGCGAGCCCCCTTCAACGACCCGCGGGTGCGGCGGGCGGTGGCTCGCTCCATCAACCACGAGCAGTTCATCAACGTGGTGCACCTGGGCGACGCCAAGGTCAACGGCATAGTCCACTGGGCGCTGGGCGACTTCGCATTGCCGGAGGAGGAGCTGAAGAGCCGCTACCTGGTATACAACCCCCAGGAGGCCCGTCAGCTCCTGGCCTCGGCCGGTTACCCGCAGGGGTTGCGCATAAAGATGATGTATCCCGCCAACACCGGCGCCTCGGGCGGGGGCGATGTGAGCCAGTATGTGCCCATCCTCATCGAGAACCTGCGCTCGGGCGGCATCGAGGTGGAGCAGGAGCCTTTGGACTTCGGCACCTGGCTGGACCGCTACCGCCGCCGGGACTACGACTCCAGCCTCAGCCTGAACCAGGTGTACGAGACGGCAGAGGTGCCCCTGGACTGGCACACGTCATGGGGCCCCGCCGGGGATGGCGTGTCCTGGAACATCTTCCGCGACCCGGAGATCGATGCCGCTGTGCGTCGGGTGAAGCAGATCACCCAGAGCGCCCAGCAGCTGGTCCAGGCGGTCCGGGACGTGCAGCGGCTCATCTACTCCAAGGATCCCAGCTTCATACCGTTGCCCAGCAGCAGC